The Tolypothrix sp. PCC 7712 region GTCCAAGATTGATAGTAGTTACTATCGATTTTTAACAGCTTGTTGTATTTGGCGATCGCTTCTTGATATTCTCCTTGATGCAATAAATCATTACCGCGTTTAAAAATCGTTTCTACTTCTAGCCACTTAAACACATTTAACCCAAACAACATCAAGCCGGAACCACATACCATCAAGGCAGCTATTCCTAGTAAAGCCCATAATTTTTTCTCTCCCCGATTCTCAGAAGCAATGGTAGTTTTAGCAGCACTAAAAGCCGTAACTGAGGCGGTAGAGTTGGATGTGGAATTGGATAGAGCTGTTTTTGCCATTGCGGGATGGAGAATGTTCTCTAATTCCCTTTCTATCCACTGGCGGTCAAATACTAATTGATAAATTCGATTCGCCACTCTTAACTTATCTTGCTGTTGCACTATTAACCCCAAATTCAGGAGTTCGGCTTCTTCTGGACTGCTATTAGCCAGGATTTCTCCCTGTTGCCAAATTTGTTGGTATAGCTCCAATAAAGATAAGGGATCGAATTCCTGATTAGCAATAATGCTGTCACGAATTGTTTGTAAATGCTCAGATGCTATCTGATTTTCCCAATTATTAATCAAGTGGGTTTGGACTAACTGCTGCACCTTGGTAGCTTCTGCACCAGCCGGAATAAAAGTTTCGGTTTCTGACAGTAATCGGCACAGTTTTTCAGTCAGAATTTGTTGAGCATCTGTCCAGTACAGGACTTCTGAAAGCAAATCTGTTGGCGAACTGGCTTTAGCATCTAAATTAAATAATTTAATGGTATTGAGGCTAAACAGTCTTAACTTAGCTGATTCTTTTTTAATCCAATAGGCATCAAACACGGATTTGTAAATGCGGTTAGCAACTTTCAGCTTGCTATGTTGTTTCGCGATCAATCCCAAATTTAACAGTTCTGTTTGTTCTGGACTGTCTATGGTGGCTACCTCGCCCTGCTGCCAAATTTGTAAGTAAAATTCCAGCAGTGCTAAGGGGCTGCATTGCTGATTTTTGATGATGCTGTCACGAATTTTCTGTAAATGTTCCGCAGCTATTTTTGTTTCCCAATTATTAATTAAGCGGCTTTGTACTAGCTGTTGCACTTGTTCGGCTTCTGCACCTTGGGCAATAAATTCCTGGGAATCAGACAGCAATTGACAAACTTTTTGTGTGAGTAATGGCTGACCCTCTGTCCAAGATAAGACTTCTCCTAAAACAATATCAGGACAGCTAGCTCTTTCTGCTAATTTAAATAATTTGATCGTGCTGCGGCTAAACAGTTTTAATTTAGCTAATTCTTGCTGAATCCAGTTATCATCAAAAACCAACTGGTAAATGCGATTAGCAACTCTGAGTTTGTGATTTTGCTTAACTACTAATCGCAACTGCAAAAGCTCAGTTTGTTCTGGAGTGTTATTCGCCTCAACTTCACCCTGCTGCCAGATTTGTTGGTACAGTTGCAACAGCAATGAAGGTTTGCATTGCTGATTTTTGAGAATGCTGTTGCGAATTGTCTGTAAATGTTCAGCTGCTACTTGCGTTTCCCAGTTGTTAATCAAGCGGGTTTCTACTAGCTGTTGTACTTTTGCCGCTTCTTTTCCTGTTGCAATAAAATCGTCGGACTCGGCAATTAATCGACACAGCTTTTGGGTAAGAATGGGCTGGCCATTAGTCCAATAAAGCACTTCTGTCAGCACTGCTTCTGGAGAAGCAGCTTTTTCTTCTAATTTGAATAATTTAATTGTGCTGCGATTAAACAGTCTTAATCTTGTGAATTCCGATTCTGCCGAATGCGGATCTAAACCTGATTGAGAAACGTAATTCGAGGTGTTCAGGTTATTTTGTGCCTCCCCTCCTGGCAAATGCGATCGCTCTATTTGCTCTGGAGAGCTATTTGTGGATTCTTCTCCCTGTTGTTGTGCTTCCAAAACCAGATGCTCCAGAAAAAATTTGATTGTATTTGGTTTCAGCCAACCCTTAAATATAGCTAATTCGCCAAAGCGCAATCCTTTATGTGGTTGTTCTGCAAGGATAGTGACGATTTGCTGCTCATTTAACAACCCAGCGTCTTTTAAGTACACTCCCAACGGCTGTTTTGCTTGCTGTTGCAATACAGCAGGCCATTGCTCAGAGAAAAAATCAGCTGTTTCTTGTTTGAGCCATCCATGTGAGACGAGAATATCACCGATCCTCACGCCAGCATACTGCGTCTGCTCTTGAAGAGCGATCTCTATCTGTGCCGATGAGATGAGGTCAGCCTGTTGTAGAACTTTACCAAGGGGCTTCATAAAAAAGAGCGGATATTTAAGCTAAGTCATGAAAATAGGGAAATAGAATAACTTTTTATTTGATTACTTGATATTGTAGGGACATTTTACCATTCGAGTAGCAATTATGACTATATATCAATGATTAGCTAATACCAATTCTTTATAATCCGCTACTGTCTGTGCACGGTAATTTCATGAGGATAGTACTGCTATCTCAGTGTTGCTTGCGTGATGTAGGGAAATGTTTGCATTGGGTAGTACTGCTTCATAAAAATTTTAATTGGTGCAGGAGGCAGGACAAGACAGTTCGGTTAAGGGGGAAAGGGAAACGGGAAAAAGGATTGAATTCACCCTTACCCTTTTCCCAAATCACGAGGGAGATGCAAAATACTGATCCGAACCGTATTGGGAGGTAG contains the following coding sequences:
- a CDS encoding tetratricopeptide repeat protein; protein product: MKPLGKVLQQADLISSAQIEIALQEQTQYAGVRIGDILVSHGWLKQETADFFSEQWPAVLQQQAKQPLGVYLKDAGLLNEQQIVTILAEQPHKGLRFGELAIFKGWLKPNTIKFFLEHLVLEAQQQGEESTNSSPEQIERSHLPGGEAQNNLNTSNYVSQSGLDPHSAESEFTRLRLFNRSTIKLFKLEEKAASPEAVLTEVLYWTNGQPILTQKLCRLIAESDDFIATGKEAAKVQQLVETRLINNWETQVAAEHLQTIRNSILKNQQCKPSLLLQLYQQIWQQGEVEANNTPEQTELLQLRLVVKQNHKLRVANRIYQLVFDDNWIQQELAKLKLFSRSTIKLFKLAERASCPDIVLGEVLSWTEGQPLLTQKVCQLLSDSQEFIAQGAEAEQVQQLVQSRLINNWETKIAAEHLQKIRDSIIKNQQCSPLALLEFYLQIWQQGEVATIDSPEQTELLNLGLIAKQHSKLKVANRIYKSVFDAYWIKKESAKLRLFSLNTIKLFNLDAKASSPTDLLSEVLYWTDAQQILTEKLCRLLSETETFIPAGAEATKVQQLVQTHLINNWENQIASEHLQTIRDSIIANQEFDPLSLLELYQQIWQQGEILANSSPEEAELLNLGLIVQQQDKLRVANRIYQLVFDRQWIERELENILHPAMAKTALSNSTSNSTASVTAFSAAKTTIASENRGEKKLWALLGIAALMVCGSGLMLFGLNVFKWLEVETIFKRGNDLLHQGEYQEAIAKYNKLLKIDSNYYQSWTNRGYALAGMKDYKQMLESCTTATIIQPSAVYAWNCRGEALYNLKQYEQAIAAFDKAIALNPRDPVFWVNKTDSLLALKQPDAAITAISQAIEMLKKLQEAEGQESHAKELSVAFSYQGKAFSQKQDHQAALNAYDQALKYNSQYFTALRGKGIALQGLKRDDQAIGQFYLMLERPQLSNSQKAETWYYLGLSLCEFNQPTKAIAAFDQALKLQPNYEAAEQGKRNCR